A single genomic interval of Portunus trituberculatus isolate SZX2019 chromosome 41, ASM1759143v1, whole genome shotgun sequence harbors:
- the LOC123516428 gene encoding serine-rich adhesin for platelets-like isoform X1 encodes MMTRAALPLITAWAWVMCVVLGVTWTPAQGEITDYRVKWCHCDLDACLKKVLTALKKNTTLPSCSPKEPTVARIPGAEEKNSEGNEDSTTDSTTTQNTTTFTTTTVSTETTNSTVTSGGGGEENATTQTSTPTISTTETNAISSDTTTLSTDTTTLSTDTTTLSTDTTTLSTDTTTLSTDTTTLSSGTTTLPTSTTDDTTIPASTTTGDATTTTAATNATTQAATEEPKTSKNTARGKDIATTTVPGTTVQVPITTETPSITPIITTIDVADITEAATTVEVATTVEAATTVEAATTAEAAATTLDSSNPEEIVRRKRSVGDDFNANNEDQLEDKEEEQEEEEEEEEEEEEEEEKVWLEDIDNGIYISRRKKRSAMSSDSGKVIVARPFRRIVETVNDKGVMFDKYHNASTCSCKPGSRVSVELCIKDLVFEDSLANNKSENYTYFAHIFVKELRKYMLELKDQKGMYVFRRMEMPTFTNLSGATVTQLNTLVDMTLIHNLAAYYVTMALDLNIGVTHRLAGYKTAVENCLFVVDVTPEQPEPPREMFWYILPVIGLGILAALAFLLCVGKKQAFYVRFW; translated from the exons CCTGGGCGTGGGTGATGTGTGTGGTGCTCGGTGTCACCTGGACACCAGCACAAGGTGAGATCACTGATTACCGTGTCAAGTGGTGCCACTGTGACCTGGACGCGTGCCTCAAGAAGGTTCTCACGGCACTGAAAAAGAACACCACGCTGCCTTCTTGCTCACCCA AGGAACCAACGGTGGCCAGGATTCCTGGTGCCGAGGAGAAAAATTCTGAAGGTAACGAAGATTCTACCACGGACAGTACCACCACACAGAACACAacaaccttcaccaccactacagtctCGACAGAAACGACGAACTCCACCGTCACGTCAGGCggtggtggagaagaaaatGCAACCACTCAGACTTCCACCCCAACTATTTCCACAACAGAAACAAATGCCATTTCCAGCGATACAACCACTCTCTCCACAGACACAACCACTCTCTCCACAGACACAACCACTCTCTCCACGGACACAACCACTCTTTCCACAGACACAACCACTCTCTCCACAGACACAACTACTCTTTCCAGCGGCACAACCACTCTCCCCACCTCGACCACTGACGACACCACCATCCCTGCATCCACAACCACAGGAG ACGCCACCACGACCACTGCAGCAACGAATGCCACTACACAAGCAGCGACAGAGGAACCTAAGACATCTAAAAACACCGCCAGGGGTAAAGACATTGCTACCACCACAGTGCCTGGCACCACTGTGCAAGTCCCCATCACCACAGAAACTCCCTCCATCACGCCGATCATCACTACCATAGATGTTGCCGATATTACGGAGGCTGCCACCACTGTCGAAGTTGCAACCACTGTGGAAGCTGCCACCACTGTGGAAGCTGCCACCACTGCGgaggccgccgccaccaccttgGACTCCAGCAATCCCGAGGAGATTGTCAGGAG GAAGAGAAGTGTGGGAGATGATTTCAACGCCAACAATGAGGACCAGct agaagacaaagaggaagaacaagaagaagaggaagaagaagaagaagaagaagaggaagaagaagaaaaagtttggTTAGAAGACATAGATAATGGAATCTACATCTCTCGAAG gaagaagaggagcgcGATGAGCAGCGACAGTGGGAAAGTAATAGTGGCCAGACCCTTCAGGCGCATAGTGGAGACCGTGAACGACAAGGGCGTGATGTTTGACAAGTATCACAATGCATCCACCTGCTCCTGCAAGCCTG GGAGCCGAGTGTCTGTGGAACTGTGCATCAAGGACCTGGTGTTTGAAGATTCCCTGGCAAATAACAAATCTGAGAACTACACTTACTTCGCACACATCTTCGTCAAGGAG TTACGGAAGTACATGTTGGAACTCAAAGACCAGAAGGGCATGTATGTGTTCCGCAGGATGGAAATGCCCACGTTTACCAATCTGTCAGGCGCCACCGTCACCCAGCTCAACACTTTGGTGGACATGACCCTTATTCACAATCTTGCCGCCTACTACGTCACCATGGCCCTTGACTTGAACATCGGGGTGACACATAGACTCGCTGGATACAAAACAGCGGTAGAGAACTGCCTCTTCGTGGTGG